Proteins co-encoded in one Streptomyces sp. NBC_01283 genomic window:
- the glgX gene encoding glycogen debranching protein GlgX has product MSSAAEQEALRGGRRGTDAAAGNGKAAVNGTSTRPEARAAPRAASVARARPAWPGAPTPLGARFRVGPDGVAGTNFALWAGGAEAVELCLFDERGVETRTSLTELTHEIWHGFLPGVRPGQRYGYRVHGRWDPWTGARWNPAKLLLDPYARAVDGDFAEHGLPPEVYGHVRDWPQQQVADTVRDDRDSAPYVPKGVVVHDDAPDDEWADDRRPKTPWADSVIYEVHVRGFTKLHPGIPENLRGTYAGLAHPAAIGHLVRLGVTAVELLPVHQFAHEDHLLQRGLRNYWGYNSIGYFAPHAAYAASGTRGEQVGEFKRMVRALHEAGIEVILDVVYNHTAEAGELGPVFSLKGIDNRGYYRLQPSDARRYADYTGCGNTLQVVQPHVLRLITDSLRYWVTEMGVDGFRFDLAAALARSFHDVDMLSPFLAVIAQDPVLRRVKLIAEPWDVGSGGYQVGAFPPLWTEWNDRYRGAVRDFWRGALPDVRDLGYRLSGSSDLYAWGGRRPYASVNFVTAHDGFTLRDLVSYERKHNESNGEGNRDGSDDNRAWNCGVEGETADERVTELRRRQLRNLLTTLLLSTGVPMLVAGDEMGRTQGGSNNAYCQDNQVSWVDWGLLDKPGWGALFDLTSRLIALRHRHPVLRRRAFFSGRAHSADGLRDLAWFTARGTEMTEGDWYAPAATLGMYLSGRDIPGRDARGAPVVDDSFLAILHAAEGASGFVLPGAPWAQAYEVVVDTSLEEQGAAPGTVLRADTTVMVAGRSVLLLRVREGVAGTGG; this is encoded by the coding sequence GTGTCCAGCGCAGCCGAACAGGAAGCACTCCGGGGTGGGCGGCGCGGGACGGACGCGGCCGCGGGGAACGGGAAGGCCGCCGTGAACGGGACGTCGACGCGGCCGGAGGCGCGCGCCGCGCCGCGGGCCGCTTCGGTCGCGCGCGCCCGGCCCGCCTGGCCGGGGGCACCGACGCCGCTCGGCGCCCGGTTCAGGGTGGGTCCCGACGGGGTCGCGGGCACCAACTTCGCGCTGTGGGCGGGGGGTGCGGAGGCCGTCGAGCTCTGCCTGTTCGACGAGCGGGGCGTGGAGACGCGGACGTCGCTGACGGAACTGACCCACGAGATATGGCACGGCTTCCTGCCGGGCGTCCGTCCCGGGCAGCGCTACGGCTACCGCGTGCACGGCCGCTGGGACCCATGGACGGGCGCGCGCTGGAACCCGGCGAAACTGCTCCTCGATCCGTACGCGCGTGCGGTGGACGGCGACTTCGCCGAACACGGTCTGCCGCCCGAGGTGTACGGACACGTGCGGGACTGGCCCCAGCAGCAGGTGGCCGACACGGTGCGGGACGACCGGGACTCGGCGCCGTACGTGCCCAAGGGGGTGGTCGTGCACGACGACGCCCCGGACGACGAGTGGGCCGACGACCGGCGCCCGAAGACGCCGTGGGCGGACTCCGTCATCTACGAGGTCCACGTACGCGGCTTCACCAAGCTGCACCCGGGGATTCCGGAGAACCTGCGGGGGACGTACGCGGGTCTGGCGCATCCGGCGGCGATCGGCCATCTCGTGCGGCTCGGGGTGACGGCGGTGGAGCTGCTGCCCGTGCACCAGTTCGCCCATGAGGACCATCTCCTGCAGCGAGGCCTGCGCAACTACTGGGGCTACAACTCGATCGGCTATTTCGCACCGCACGCGGCGTACGCGGCGTCGGGGACGCGGGGCGAGCAGGTCGGCGAGTTCAAGCGGATGGTGCGGGCGCTGCACGAGGCCGGGATCGAGGTGATCCTTGACGTCGTCTACAACCACACGGCGGAGGCGGGCGAACTGGGCCCGGTGTTCTCGCTCAAGGGCATCGACAACCGCGGCTACTACCGGCTTCAGCCGTCCGACGCGCGGCGGTACGCGGACTACACGGGCTGCGGGAACACGCTCCAGGTGGTGCAGCCGCACGTGCTCCGACTGATCACGGACTCCTTGCGCTACTGGGTGACCGAGATGGGCGTGGACGGGTTCCGCTTCGATCTGGCGGCGGCGCTCGCGCGTTCGTTCCACGACGTCGACATGCTCTCCCCCTTCCTCGCGGTGATCGCGCAGGACCCGGTGCTGCGGCGCGTGAAGCTGATCGCCGAGCCGTGGGACGTGGGGTCCGGCGGCTATCAGGTGGGGGCGTTTCCTCCGCTGTGGACGGAGTGGAACGACCGCTACCGGGGTGCGGTGCGGGACTTCTGGCGGGGCGCGCTGCCCGATGTGCGGGATCTGGGGTACCGGCTCTCCGGGTCGAGCGACCTGTACGCGTGGGGCGGGCGCCGTCCGTACGCGTCGGTGAACTTCGTGACGGCGCACGACGGGTTCACGCTGCGGGACCTGGTGAGTTACGAGCGCAAGCACAACGAGTCCAACGGCGAGGGGAACAGGGACGGTTCGGACGACAACAGGGCCTGGAACTGCGGCGTGGAGGGCGAGACGGCGGACGAGCGGGTGACGGAGCTGCGGCGGCGCCAGCTGCGCAATCTCCTGACGACGCTGCTGCTCTCGACGGGGGTGCCGATGCTCGTGGCCGGGGACGAGATGGGGCGTACGCAGGGGGGCTCCAACAACGCGTACTGCCAGGACAACCAGGTCAGCTGGGTGGACTGGGGTCTGCTCGACAAGCCCGGGTGGGGTGCGCTCTTCGACCTGACGTCCCGTCTGATCGCGTTGCGCCACCGGCATCCCGTGCTGCGGCGGCGGGCCTTCTTCTCCGGCCGTGCGCATTCGGCGGACGGGCTGCGGGACCTGGCGTGGTTCACCGCGCGCGGGACGGAGATGACGGAGGGCGACTGGTACGCGCCGGCCGCGACGCTCGGCATGTATCTGTCCGGCCGCGACATACCGGGCCGGGACGCCCGGGGCGCACCGGTCGTCGACGACAGTTTCCTCGCGATCCTGCACGCGGCGGAGGGTGCGAGCGGGTTCGTGCTGCCGGGAGCGCCGTGGGCGCAGGCGTACGAGGTGGTGGTGGACACCTCCCTGGAGGAGCAGGGCGCCGCCCCCGGTACGGTCCTGCGCGCCGACACGACGGTCATGGTGGCGGGGCGGTCGGTGCTGTTGCTGCGGGTGCGGGAGGGGGTGGCGGGGACGGGCGGATGA
- a CDS encoding LysR substrate-binding domain-containing protein, which yields MDLELRHLRTIRAIADAGSLTKAATALGLAQPALSAQLKRIERALGGELFERGRHGVRATALGEFVLARARVVLPAVSGLREEALRFGRAWEGGVGFRLGATHGPLLGALVDRLAAAHPGARVTTHTSWSEREIASRTADGRLDFALVGACGASPPPESELLVWREVARDPVFVMLPTGHRLAARGEIGLAELADEAWTDVPGDGCFADCFTAACARAGFTPSSVYETDVASCVHLVQVGRAVGLCRATFPPTPGLVTRPLSGAPLYWRHLLGWHPAAPAHDTAPAVFAQARAAHAEAAARSESYTAWLAAPSPQLP from the coding sequence ATGGACCTGGAGTTGAGGCACCTGAGGACGATCCGGGCGATCGCCGACGCGGGCAGCCTGACCAAGGCCGCCACCGCGCTCGGGCTCGCGCAGCCCGCCCTGAGCGCACAGCTCAAGCGGATCGAGCGCGCCTTGGGAGGGGAGCTCTTCGAGCGGGGGCGGCACGGGGTGCGGGCCACCGCGCTCGGGGAGTTCGTGCTGGCCCGCGCCCGGGTCGTGCTTCCGGCGGTCAGCGGCCTGCGGGAGGAGGCGCTGCGGTTCGGCCGGGCCTGGGAGGGCGGCGTCGGTTTCCGGCTCGGCGCGACGCACGGGCCGCTGCTCGGCGCCCTGGTGGACCGGCTCGCCGCCGCGCACCCGGGGGCGCGGGTGACCACCCACACCTCCTGGTCGGAGCGGGAGATCGCGTCCCGCACGGCCGACGGGCGCCTCGACTTCGCGCTGGTGGGGGCTTGCGGGGCGAGTCCGCCGCCGGAGAGCGAGCTGCTCGTGTGGCGGGAGGTCGCCCGTGACCCGGTCTTCGTCATGCTGCCCACCGGGCACCGGTTGGCGGCCCGCGGTGAGATCGGCCTGGCCGAGCTCGCGGACGAGGCGTGGACCGACGTGCCGGGCGACGGCTGCTTCGCGGACTGCTTCACCGCGGCGTGCGCCCGCGCGGGGTTCACGCCTTCCTCCGTGTACGAGACGGACGTGGCGTCCTGTGTCCATCTGGTCCAGGTGGGGCGGGCGGTAGGGCTCTGCCGGGCGACGTTCCCGCCGACGCCGGGCCTGGTGACCCGGCCGCTCTCCGGGGCGCCGCTGTACTGGCGGCATCTGCTCGGCTGGCATCCGGCGGCCCCGGCCCACGACACCGCGCCCGCCGTGTTCGCACAGGCCCGCGCGGCCCACGCCGAGGCCGCGGCCCGCAGCGAAAGCTACACGGCCTGGCTGGCGGCCCCCTCACCACAGCTTCCGTGA
- a CDS encoding enoyl-CoA hydratase/isomerase family protein → MTSVHLEVAEGVGTIRLDRPPMNALDIALQDRLKELAQEATRRDDVRAVIVYGGEKVFAAGADIKEMQDMDHAAMVARSRDLQDSFTAVARIPKPVVAAVTGYALGGGCELALCADFRIAADNAKLGQPEILLGLIPGAGGTQRLARLVGPSKAKDLIFTGRMVKADEALTMGLVDRVVPAAEVYEQAQQWARRLAQGPALALRAAKESVDAGLETDIDTGLAIERTWFAGLFATEDRERGMRSFVEEGPGKAKFL, encoded by the coding sequence ATGACATCTGTGCATCTCGAAGTCGCCGAAGGCGTCGGTACGATCCGCCTCGACCGCCCCCCGATGAACGCGCTCGACATCGCCCTGCAGGACCGGCTCAAGGAGCTGGCCCAGGAAGCGACCCGGCGCGACGACGTACGCGCCGTGATCGTCTACGGCGGCGAGAAGGTGTTCGCGGCGGGCGCGGACATCAAGGAGATGCAGGACATGGACCACGCGGCGATGGTCGCGCGGTCCCGGGACCTGCAGGACTCCTTCACCGCGGTCGCCCGTATCCCCAAGCCCGTCGTCGCCGCCGTCACCGGCTACGCGCTCGGCGGCGGCTGCGAGCTCGCGCTCTGCGCCGACTTCCGCATCGCCGCGGACAACGCCAAGCTCGGCCAGCCGGAGATCCTGCTCGGCCTGATCCCCGGGGCGGGCGGCACCCAGCGCCTGGCGCGTCTGGTCGGCCCGTCCAAGGCCAAGGACCTCATCTTCACCGGCCGCATGGTCAAGGCCGACGAGGCGCTCACCATGGGTCTGGTGGACCGGGTCGTGCCCGCCGCCGAGGTGTACGAGCAGGCGCAGCAGTGGGCCCGGCGGCTCGCGCAGGGGCCCGCGCTCGCGCTGCGCGCCGCCAAGGAGTCCGTGGACGCGGGTCTGGAGACGGACATCGACACCGGGCTCGCGATTGAACGCACCTGGTTCGCGGGTCTCTTCGCCACCGAGGACCGTGAGCGGGGCATGCGGAGCTTCGTCGAGGAGGGTCCGGGCAAGGCGAAGTTCCTCTGA
- a CDS encoding alpha-lytic protease prodomain-containing protein yields the protein MPPIHHRRAAAACAALAAAGALVLAGLPGTANAQADPAASTLPSPAETAAVDRTSPEVLKAMRRDLGLTSAQAEARLVNEAEAGAVAGALRAALGRDFAGAWVHGATSARLTVATTDASDVPAIEARGARAEVVRHSAAQLDAAKARLDRAAKTAATRDAPVWYVDVRSNAVVVRAVRPAAAKSLVSAAGLGSSLVRVEKTKERPHPLYDLVGGEAYYMGGRCSIGFPITKGTQQGFATAGHCGRAGTATSGYNQVAQGTFQASIFPGRDMAWVAVNSQWTATPYVKGQGGQRVGVGGSTQSPVGASICRSGSTTGWHCGTIQQHNTSVTYPEGTISGVTRTTVCAEPGDSGGSFISGSQAQGVTSGGSGNCSSGGTTFHQPINPLLQQFGLTLKTTGGGDPGPGDPEPGGTWAAGKVYAPGDSVTYGGTTYRCLQGHQAQVGWEPPNTPALWQAG from the coding sequence ATGCCCCCCATCCACCACAGACGCGCCGCCGCCGCGTGCGCCGCGCTCGCCGCGGCCGGCGCCCTGGTCCTCGCGGGTCTGCCCGGCACCGCGAACGCCCAGGCCGATCCCGCCGCGTCCACTCTGCCCTCCCCCGCCGAGACCGCCGCCGTCGACAGGACATCGCCCGAGGTCCTGAAGGCCATGCGGCGGGACCTCGGCCTCACGTCGGCGCAGGCCGAGGCCCGTCTGGTCAACGAGGCCGAGGCCGGCGCCGTCGCGGGAGCCCTGCGGGCCGCGCTCGGCCGTGACTTCGCGGGCGCCTGGGTGCACGGCGCCACGTCGGCGCGGCTCACCGTGGCGACCACCGATGCCTCGGACGTCCCCGCGATCGAGGCCCGGGGTGCGCGGGCCGAGGTGGTGCGGCACTCCGCAGCTCAACTGGACGCGGCAAAGGCCAGGTTGGACCGCGCCGCGAAGACGGCGGCGACGCGCGACGCTCCCGTCTGGTACGTCGACGTACGCTCCAACGCGGTCGTGGTGCGTGCCGTGCGGCCCGCCGCCGCGAAGTCCCTCGTCTCCGCCGCGGGGCTCGGCTCCTCCCTCGTACGCGTCGAGAAGACCAAGGAACGGCCGCACCCGCTCTACGACCTCGTGGGCGGCGAGGCGTACTACATGGGCGGCCGGTGCTCCATCGGCTTCCCGATCACCAAGGGCACGCAGCAGGGCTTCGCCACGGCGGGCCACTGCGGGCGGGCCGGCACCGCGACCAGCGGCTACAACCAGGTGGCCCAGGGCACGTTCCAGGCCTCGATCTTTCCCGGCAGGGACATGGCCTGGGTCGCCGTCAACTCCCAGTGGACCGCCACCCCGTACGTGAAGGGCCAGGGCGGGCAACGGGTCGGCGTCGGGGGCTCCACGCAGTCCCCGGTGGGTGCGTCGATCTGCCGTTCCGGCTCCACTACGGGGTGGCACTGCGGCACGATCCAGCAGCACAACACCAGCGTCACCTACCCCGAGGGCACCATCAGCGGCGTGACGCGGACGACGGTCTGCGCGGAGCCCGGCGACTCGGGCGGCTCCTTCATATCCGGCAGCCAGGCGCAGGGCGTCACCTCGGGCGGCTCGGGCAACTGCTCCAGCGGAGGGACGACGTTCCACCAGCCCATCAACCCGCTGCTCCAGCAGTTCGGCTTGACGCTGAAGACGACGGGTGGCGGCGACCCAGGCCCCGGTGACCCTGAGCCGGGCGGCACTTGGGCGGCGGGCAAGGTCTACGCCCCGGGTGACTCGGTCACGTACGGCGGTACGACCTACCGCTGCCTGCAGGGGCACCAGGCGCAGGTTGGCTGGGAGCCGCCGAACACTCCCGCGCTGTGGCAGGCCGGCTAG
- a CDS encoding Ig-like domain-containing protein — MTWAGLLAGAAGCSGDGGGIDRIMGKPRSPADAIRVTPDDGSKGVKGEEQLQVEVPDGRLESVKVVRVQDAREQNVPGRIDEDGMTWRPLDDGGLALAAKYSVDAVALDGHGRRSARHTTFTTQVPDERFIGYVSPENRSTVGTGMIVSLEFNQEIENLQAVQRAISVTAKPAVDVRPHWFGKTRLDFRPEKYWKPGTKVTVGLRLRDVEAAPGVYGLQDKSFSFTVGRSQTSLVDAAEHTMEVRRDGEVLSTVPITAGAPKTTTYNGKMVVTEMLEVTRMNSRTVGFGGEYNIPDVPHAIRLTTSGTFLHGNYWSPDAPGNTNVSHGCVGLRDVKGGSSRTPAGWFFDRTLIGDVVEVVNSDDKKVAPDNGLGGWNMGWKEWTAPPGSEPESKPADGR, encoded by the coding sequence GTGACATGGGCAGGACTGCTGGCCGGAGCCGCGGGATGCAGCGGTGACGGCGGTGGCATCGACCGCATCATGGGCAAGCCGCGGTCGCCCGCCGACGCGATCCGGGTGACGCCCGACGACGGCAGCAAGGGGGTCAAGGGAGAGGAACAGCTCCAGGTCGAGGTCCCCGACGGACGCCTCGAATCGGTGAAGGTCGTCCGGGTGCAGGACGCACGGGAGCAGAACGTGCCCGGCCGCATCGACGAGGACGGCATGACGTGGAGGCCGCTGGACGACGGTGGTCTCGCGCTCGCCGCGAAGTACTCCGTGGACGCCGTAGCCCTGGACGGGCACGGCCGCCGCTCGGCCCGGCACACGACGTTCACGACGCAGGTCCCCGACGAGCGGTTCATCGGCTACGTGTCGCCGGAGAACCGTTCCACCGTCGGCACCGGAATGATCGTCTCCCTGGAGTTCAACCAGGAGATCGAGAACCTACAGGCCGTCCAGCGCGCCATCAGCGTCACCGCGAAGCCCGCCGTCGACGTACGGCCGCACTGGTTCGGCAAGACCCGCCTGGACTTCCGCCCCGAGAAGTACTGGAAGCCCGGCACGAAGGTCACCGTCGGCCTGCGCCTGCGGGACGTCGAGGCCGCCCCCGGCGTCTACGGCCTGCAGGACAAGAGCTTCTCCTTCACGGTCGGCCGCAGCCAGACCTCCCTGGTCGACGCCGCCGAGCACACCATGGAGGTACGCCGCGACGGCGAGGTCCTCTCCACGGTCCCGATCACCGCGGGCGCGCCCAAGACCACGACGTACAACGGGAAAATGGTGGTCACGGAGATGCTGGAGGTGACCCGGATGAACAGCCGCACCGTCGGCTTCGGCGGTGAGTACAACATCCCCGACGTGCCGCACGCGATCCGTCTGACGACGTCCGGCACCTTCCTGCACGGCAACTACTGGTCGCCGGACGCCCCCGGCAACACCAATGTCAGCCACGGCTGCGTGGGCCTGCGCGACGTGAAGGGCGGCAGCTCACGGACCCCGGCGGGGTGGTTCTTCGACCGGACCCTGATCGGCGATGTGGTGGAAGTCGTCAACAGCGATGACAAGAAAGTCGCTCCTGACAACGGGCTCGGTGGCTGGAACATGGGGTGGAAGGAGTGGACGGCGCCGCCCGGCTCTGAGCCGGAGAGCAAGCCCGCGGACGGTCGCTGA
- a CDS encoding sensor histidine kinase yields the protein MIEQRWGLFHRWGPYVLLAFGLLMAVATGDVVGMDRGDWYLAGTLVAAGLALQLGWGALAPARPEPTPASVVYYLLRWAIAFVLTWLNPFFAFYAVVGYFGAERLLPPRLVKPGLLLTAVTMSGSQSGGLPPDGELGWVVFGGLFAVNVALLMVFAHLAAQEEQRALDAAATILELERTNNALQQAMDENAALHAQLLVQAREAGVADERRRLAAEIHDTIAQGLTGIIAQLQVVANAGDEGLAREHLGRAADLARHSLGEARRSVHNLSPTALEHDALPEALKKTVTEWSERTGVRAEFTVTGTAEPLHEEIEATLLRIVQEALSNASRHAAATRLGVTLSYMDGEVALDVRDDGCGFDPLALVRRSGSGGFGLDGMRARAERVAGSFTVESEPGHGTALSARVPLVRHG from the coding sequence ATGATCGAACAGCGGTGGGGCCTGTTCCACCGCTGGGGCCCCTACGTCCTCCTTGCCTTCGGGCTGCTCATGGCGGTCGCCACGGGCGACGTGGTCGGCATGGACCGGGGCGACTGGTACCTGGCCGGGACGCTGGTCGCCGCGGGCCTCGCGCTCCAGCTCGGGTGGGGCGCGCTGGCCCCCGCACGGCCGGAACCCACGCCCGCGTCCGTCGTCTACTACCTCCTGCGCTGGGCGATCGCCTTCGTCCTCACCTGGCTCAACCCGTTCTTCGCGTTCTACGCCGTCGTCGGCTACTTCGGCGCCGAGCGGCTGCTGCCCCCGCGTCTGGTCAAGCCCGGTCTGCTCCTCACCGCCGTCACCATGTCCGGCTCCCAGTCCGGCGGCCTCCCGCCGGACGGCGAGCTCGGCTGGGTCGTCTTCGGCGGGCTGTTCGCGGTGAACGTCGCGCTGCTCATGGTCTTCGCCCACCTCGCGGCTCAGGAGGAGCAGCGCGCCCTCGACGCCGCCGCCACCATCCTGGAGCTGGAGCGCACGAACAACGCCCTCCAGCAGGCCATGGACGAGAACGCCGCCCTGCACGCCCAACTCCTCGTCCAGGCGCGGGAAGCGGGCGTCGCCGACGAACGGCGGCGGCTCGCCGCCGAGATCCACGACACCATCGCGCAGGGCCTGACCGGCATCATCGCCCAGCTCCAGGTCGTCGCGAACGCGGGCGACGAGGGACTGGCGCGCGAGCACCTGGGACGCGCCGCCGACCTCGCCCGGCACAGCCTCGGCGAGGCCCGCCGCTCCGTCCACAACCTCTCCCCGACGGCCCTGGAGCACGACGCGCTCCCCGAAGCGCTGAAGAAGACGGTCACGGAGTGGTCCGAACGCACCGGCGTCCGCGCCGAGTTCACGGTCACCGGGACCGCCGAGCCGCTCCACGAGGAGATCGAGGCGACGCTCCTGCGCATCGTCCAGGAGGCCCTGTCCAACGCCTCCCGGCACGCGGCGGCCACCCGCCTCGGCGTCACCCTCTCGTACATGGACGGCGAGGTCGCCCTGGACGTGCGCGACGACGGCTGCGGCTTCGACCCGCTGGCCCTGGTGCGGCGCAGCGGCTCCGGCGGCTTCGGCCTCGACGGCATGCGGGCCCGCGCCGAACGCGTCGCGGGCTCGTTCACCGTGGAATCGGAGCCGGGTCACGGCACCGCTCTCTCGGCTCGCGTACCGTTGGTCCGCCATGGATGA
- a CDS encoding Ig-like domain-containing protein: MNGRPISGTSVGARGRARRRGTKGLFAVASGVTLLLVTACGGGGGSDAGSDGKDKAGDKNAPSTAVVTVAPKDGADSVATSGALKIAADKGKLSQVKVEDSKGNPVPGKITSGGASWTPAHHLAASTKYKVHAIAKDSEGRESAKDTSFTTLTPKNTFIGQFTPEDGSKVGVGMPFSVHFSRGITDPEAVEKAIEVKTEPSVAVEPHWFGNDRIDFRPEKYWKAGTKVTVKLNLDGVEGRPGVYGEQAKTLKFTIGRSQVSTVDAKSHQMKVVRDGKQIKKIPITAGAPGTTTYNGQMVISEKLQVTRMNGETVGFGGEYDIKDVPHAMRLSTSGTFIHGNYWSGGAFGNTNASHGCIGLSDVRGGYSKKTPAGWFFDNSLIGDVVVVKNSADKTIQPENGYNGWNMSWDKWKA; the protein is encoded by the coding sequence TTGAACGGGCGACCGATATCGGGGACGTCGGTTGGTGCGCGGGGGCGCGCACGACGACGGGGGACCAAGGGTCTCTTTGCGGTGGCATCGGGTGTGACGCTGCTGTTGGTCACGGCATGCGGCGGGGGCGGCGGCTCGGACGCGGGCAGCGACGGCAAGGACAAGGCGGGCGACAAGAACGCGCCGTCGACGGCAGTGGTGACCGTGGCCCCGAAGGACGGCGCCGACTCGGTGGCCACCAGCGGCGCCCTGAAGATAGCCGCCGACAAGGGCAAGTTGTCGCAGGTCAAGGTCGAGGACAGCAAGGGCAATCCGGTCCCGGGCAAGATCACCTCGGGCGGTGCGAGCTGGACGCCGGCGCATCACCTCGCGGCCTCCACGAAGTACAAGGTCCACGCGATAGCCAAGGACTCCGAGGGGCGTGAATCGGCCAAGGACACGTCGTTCACGACGCTGACGCCGAAGAACACCTTCATCGGGCAGTTCACTCCGGAGGACGGCTCCAAGGTCGGCGTCGGAATGCCCTTCTCGGTCCACTTCTCGCGCGGCATCACCGACCCGGAGGCCGTCGAGAAGGCCATCGAGGTCAAGACCGAGCCGTCCGTGGCGGTCGAGCCGCACTGGTTCGGCAACGACCGCATCGACTTCCGTCCGGAGAAGTACTGGAAGGCGGGGACGAAGGTCACCGTCAAGCTCAACCTCGACGGTGTCGAGGGCCGGCCGGGGGTCTACGGCGAGCAGGCCAAGACCCTGAAGTTCACCATCGGCCGCAGCCAGGTCTCCACCGTCGACGCCAAGTCGCACCAGATGAAGGTCGTCCGGGACGGCAAGCAGATCAAGAAGATCCCGATCACCGCGGGCGCACCGGGCACGACGACGTACAACGGCCAGATGGTCATCAGCGAGAAGCTCCAGGTCACGCGCATGAACGGCGAGACCGTCGGCTTCGGCGGCGAGTACGACATCAAGGACGTCCCGCACGCGATGCGCCTCTCGACGTCGGGCACGTTCATTCACGGCAACTACTGGTCGGGCGGCGCCTTCGGCAACACGAACGCCAGCCACGGCTGCATAGGCCTGAGCGACGTGCGCGGCGGCTACAGCAAGAAGACGCCCGCCGGATGGTTCTTCGACAACTCCCTGATCGGTGACGTCGTGGTCGTGAAGAACAGCGCGGACAAGACGATCCAGCCCGAGAACGGCTACAACGGCTGGAACATGTCCTGGGACAAGTGGAAGGCCTGA
- a CDS encoding ABC transporter permease yields the protein MTTATVLHPGRTNGAAAVLRTEFRLFRREPGALFWIMAFPTILLVVLGSIPDFREPSDSLGGLRMIDAYVPVTVLLSLIMAGLQAMPPLITGYRERGILRRMSATPVRPAAVLGAQMGIHGAAALVSALLSLTVGRAVFDVPLPRQAFGYVVALLLAILCGLALGALVSALARTTKAATAIGSAVFFPTMFSAGVWLPVQAMPDTLAHIVEATPLGAASQALGDAAAGDWPGPVHLGVLALWTVALTAGASRWFRWE from the coding sequence ATGACCACCGCCACGGTCCTTCACCCCGGCCGGACCAACGGGGCCGCCGCCGTCCTCAGGACGGAGTTCCGCCTCTTCCGCCGCGAGCCGGGCGCCCTCTTCTGGATCATGGCCTTTCCCACGATCCTGCTGGTGGTCCTCGGCTCCATCCCCGACTTCCGGGAGCCGTCGGACTCGCTCGGCGGGCTCAGGATGATCGACGCGTACGTGCCCGTGACGGTGCTGCTCTCGCTGATCATGGCGGGCCTGCAGGCCATGCCGCCGCTCATCACCGGCTACCGCGAACGCGGCATCCTGCGCCGCATGTCCGCCACGCCCGTACGCCCCGCCGCCGTGCTCGGCGCGCAGATGGGCATCCACGGCGCGGCCGCCCTCGTCTCCGCACTGCTCTCGCTGACCGTGGGCCGCGCCGTCTTCGACGTGCCGCTGCCACGCCAGGCCTTCGGATACGTCGTCGCGCTGCTCCTCGCGATCCTGTGCGGGCTCGCCCTGGGCGCCCTGGTGTCGGCGCTCGCCCGCACCACGAAGGCCGCGACCGCCATCGGTTCCGCCGTCTTCTTCCCGACGATGTTCAGCGCGGGCGTCTGGCTGCCCGTGCAGGCCATGCCGGACACGCTGGCCCACATCGTGGAGGCCACCCCGCTCGGCGCCGCGTCCCAGGCGCTCGGCGACGCCGCCGCCGGTGACTGGCCCGGCCCGGTCCACCTGGGCGTCCTCGCGTTGTGGACCGTGGCCCTGACGGCCGGGGCATCGCGCTGGTTCAGGTGGGAGTGA
- a CDS encoding response regulator transcription factor, giving the protein MDDLITLLVVDDHPVVRDGLRGMFQSAPGFEVLGEAADGVEAVALVERLDPDVVLMDLRMPGGNGVDAIAELARRGSRSRVLVLTTYDTDSDTIPAIEAGATGYLLKDAPRDELFTAVRAAAQGRTVLSPAVASRLVSRVRAPGNEPLSTREREVLALVAKGTSNRAIAVELFISEATVKTHLTHIYGKLGVKDRAAAVATAYSRGILG; this is encoded by the coding sequence ATGGATGACCTGATCACTCTGCTCGTCGTCGACGACCACCCCGTCGTACGCGACGGCCTGCGCGGCATGTTCCAGTCGGCCCCCGGCTTCGAGGTGCTCGGCGAGGCCGCCGACGGCGTCGAGGCCGTCGCCCTGGTGGAGCGCCTCGACCCCGATGTCGTCCTGATGGACCTGCGCATGCCGGGCGGCAACGGCGTCGACGCGATCGCCGAGCTCGCCCGGCGCGGTTCCCGATCCCGCGTCCTGGTCCTCACCACGTACGACACGGACTCGGACACGATCCCCGCGATCGAGGCGGGCGCGACGGGCTACCTCCTCAAGGACGCGCCGCGCGACGAGCTGTTCACCGCGGTCCGGGCGGCGGCCCAGGGCCGCACGGTCCTCTCGCCCGCCGTCGCATCCCGGCTCGTCTCACGCGTGCGTGCCCCCGGAAACGAACCGCTGAGCACCCGCGAACGGGAGGTGCTCGCGCTCGTCGCCAAGGGCACGTCGAACCGTGCGATCGCCGTCGAACTCTTCATCAGCGAGGCCACGGTCAAGACGCATCTCACCCACATCTACGGCAAGTTGGGAGTCAAGGACCGCGCGGCGGCGGTGGCCACGGCGTACAGCCGGGGGATCCTCGGCTGA